From the Roseateles sp. XES5 genome, one window contains:
- the ilvC gene encoding ketol-acid reductoisomerase, with translation MRVYYDRDADLNLIKAKNVAIVGYGSQGRAHALNLKDSGAKNVVIALKAGSPTVKKAEADGFKVMTVAEAAKWADLLMMATPDELQADIYKGEIAGNIRDGAAIAFAHGLNVHFGLIEPKASVDVVMIAPKGPGHTVRGEYQKGGGVPCLVAVHQNASGNALDLALSYACGVGGGKAGIIETNFREETETDLFGEQAVLCGGTVELIKAGFETLVEAGYAPEMAYFECLHELKLIVDLIYEGGIANMNYSISNNAEYGEYVTGPRVVTEETKKAMKQCLKDIQTGEFTSEWMQEWKAGGARFKGIRRNNDAHQIEEVGAKLRGMMPWIGKNKLVDKTVN, from the coding sequence ATGCGCGTCTATTACGATCGTGATGCCGATCTCAACCTCATCAAGGCGAAGAACGTCGCCATCGTCGGCTATGGCTCGCAGGGCCGTGCGCACGCCCTCAACCTGAAGGATTCCGGCGCCAAGAACGTCGTGATCGCCCTCAAGGCCGGCTCGCCGACTGTCAAGAAGGCCGAAGCCGATGGCTTCAAGGTCATGACCGTCGCGGAAGCCGCCAAGTGGGCCGACCTCCTGATGATGGCGACGCCGGACGAACTCCAGGCCGACATCTACAAGGGCGAAATCGCCGGCAACATCCGCGATGGCGCCGCCATCGCCTTCGCGCACGGCCTCAACGTCCACTTCGGTCTCATCGAGCCGAAGGCATCGGTCGACGTCGTCATGATCGCGCCGAAGGGCCCGGGCCACACGGTTCGCGGCGAATACCAGAAGGGCGGCGGCGTTCCCTGCCTCGTCGCCGTTCACCAGAACGCTTCGGGCAACGCTCTCGACCTCGCGCTCTCCTACGCCTGCGGCGTTGGCGGCGGCAAGGCCGGCATCATCGAGACCAACTTCCGCGAAGAGACCGAGACCGATCTGTTCGGCGAGCAGGCCGTGCTGTGCGGCGGCACCGTGGAGCTGATCAAGGCCGGTTTCGAGACCCTGGTGGAAGCCGGCTATGCGCCCGAGATGGCCTACTTCGAGTGCCTGCACGAGCTCAAGCTCATCGTGGACCTGATCTACGAAGGCGGCATTGCGAACATGAACTACTCGATCTCCAACAACGCCGAGTACGGCGAGTACGTCACCGGCCCGCGCGTCGTGACTGAGGAGACCAAGAAGGCCATGAAGCAGTGCCTGAAGGACATCCAGACCGGCGAGTTCACCTCCGAGTGGATGCAGGAATGGAAGGCCGGCGGCGCTCGCTTCAAGGGCATCCGTCGCAACAACGACGCCCACCAGATCGAGGAAGTCGGCGCCAAGCTGCGCGGCATGATGCCCTGGATCGGCAAGAACAAGCTGGTCGACAAGACCGTCAACTGA